GAGGATGAAGATGAGATGCTGCATTCTCGACAGAAATAGACTGAACTCCAAACATACGAATGGGTAAATCGTTTTTCATCTGATTATGCGCTTGTAATAAAGTCAAATGGATATATACATTGGGACTCATTTCTTCGGTAGCTTCTAGTTCAAAATCTTTCTCCTCCTCTGATAAATTCACCCAGAAATTCTTGATGATTCTAGCTCCTGTTTCCACACTCACTAAAATACGACCTCCTTTGGCAGTCGGAATATTTACTTTGATGGTCTCCCCTATTTGATATTTTTCTTTATCGGTGGAGAAAGTCAACATTTCAGCGCCACCGGGGTTTTCTCCAGAATCACCCCAACCATTATAGGTCACATAAAACTCTTTTCCGGTGCTATGTCCAGAGATAGGGTCGACGACCCTAATATACTTCCTGCCGTAGAGCTGTCCCCCAAGATTCATCTTGTATTGGGCTTTTCCGTCTTTGGTATCTATGGTTTCTGATTTTAATAGATATTCATGTCTGTTTGAAACATAATGAGCCAAATCGTTGTCAGAAGAACGTTCCCACCACCATCTCCAATAGATATTATAGATTTCAATTTTTAATCCTTTGCGATCTACTGGATTTCCATTTTCATCTACTGTTACGATAGGAATCATTTGATCTTCGTCAGAATATAAAGCACCATTCCAGCCTTTTACTTCTGGTATTTTCACACCCACATAAGAGCTATAAGGAGAATAAGGAATACTCATTCTGTTCACGGAGAAATCACCTCCTTTTTCGAATGCTCTGATTTTAAAGTTTGCTTTGAGCATTCCTGGAGCATGATCACCAACGTTAATCTTGGGCTGCATTTCCGCTATTCCATCCTCATTTACTTGTCCATCGAAAACCATTTCTGCTTCGGAATAAAAAGATCGAGATTTGTCCTGAAAGCTATAGCCATCATATTTAGGAAAAGCTTTTTTGTAAGGACTTAGTTTCATCTCTACATCGGTTTTTAAATCGCTAGCAATGGCACCATGTAACCATTTCACCTCAATTTCTCCCTTAATGGTTTTATCTTTTGCCAATAATGGAGTTCCAAAATCCAGTTTCACTTTTAGGCGATTGGGCTTAATGGCTTCTATTCTCAAATTCTTAGTGAATACGGCTCCACCTACTTTTACTTTTGCCCTCCACATTCCTGTTTCGGCATCAGCTGAAGTGGCCGTTCTAAAATCGTAGATTCCACCTACAGAATTATTAGAAACTGTTCGATAAAACAATTGCTGACGAGGAGTATATAACTCAAATACTACTGGGTGATTTAGAGGCAAAGTCCGTTCTCTATCTTCTAGCATAAAAGTCATATACAAGGAATCCCCAGGGCGCCATACGCCGCGCTCACCATACATATATCCTTTGATCCCTTTTTCATTTCTTTGGCCACCAATATCGAACATACTTAAGGATAAAGCAGAACCATCATCCAAACGAAGATAGCCTCTTTGCTTATCATTTTTAGCAATGAGGAGATATGGTTTCTTATGTAAATCAACTTGCACAAAACCATTGATATCAGTTGTTTGAGTTTCTATTAATTGTTGCTGAAAATTATAAATTTCAACATCTACTCCTGCCATGGGCAAAGTATTTCTTAAATCGGTAATGGCTACTAAAAGGTGATTTCCATGACCGCCTTTAGCAATAATGCCTAAATCCGATGCCAGGATATTTCTTCCCACTACATTACTACTATTTAAATAATAGGATATTTTACAAGGGTCGTCTCTTTCATAATAATTATAATTAGCTCCATAATAGGAGTTATTCCCGGAGTCATAATAATAGTAATATCCAGAAGGACTATCCCAATCCTCGTCTGAACTCGTCACCTCATCAGCTTGCAATTGGGATGCTCCATCTTCATTTTCACAAACATAAAGGGATTGATTTATATCGAAACTCAGAACAATACGATATATGGCTCCAGGGTCTACTTCAATATAGCTAGAAAGATCAATGGCGAAATTATTCCACTGACCATAATCGATGGCCTCCTCGGATTTTAATGGCAATTCACCTTTATAAACTAATCTTCCTACTCGTTTCAACTCCTCTGTCCCACTCAGTTGATTATTCTGTAAGAACTGCATGATATTATCCTCAAAGACTTTAATGATTTTAATATTTACGGCACTTAATCCTACCGCTTTAAATGGAAAAACAAGACCATTGGAGGAGGGTAGAATATTACCTTCTCCTATCAATTCTACAGCAGGTTTCAAACTTTTAAAACTCACAACCTTTTCAAAAGTCTTACCAAGTTGATAAGCCTCTTTGTTTTTTATAGAGCTACTCACCATCAGCTTATAGCTTCCAGTCACTTTTTGATTTGGAAATACCTTAATTTGGTTGTCTTGTATTAAAGTTCGAATACTGAGTTCCGGGCTGAAATAAATCAATCCTGTTAAATCTAGCTCTTGGTCTATAGGGTCCGAAAACTGAATCTGAATAGAAGGCTCACCACTTTGTATCACCTTCACATCTAAAACACTAAAATCACTCAGCGAAGGAATTTCAAACTTCTTTTCGCCCTCTTCATTAATCCCTAAGGCTTTTCCATCCCAATGGAGAATCACCTCTTCCACTTTCGCTTTACGTTCCACACTATCTATGGTAAAATAATGCATTTTCCCTCCATCTTGATGCTGCCAACGAATACTCAATTTCTTTCCTTTTTGATAAGCAGAAATTCCTGATTCTAGGGCTTCAGTTTGAGCAAAGTCATAACTTAATGCCACCCCCTCTATAACCTGCCATTTCAATTCGCTTTTATCATAGGCATTCATGGCTTCAAACCTTATATCTATAGATTGCTTCATTACTTGAAACTGGAATTCAAACTTCTCTAATTCACTAGGAACCTGAAGCAATTTCCCTAAGCTAAACTCCGCTTTAAATAACTGACCAGAAGGCAATTGTTTTTCAGGACGAAATTCGATAGTTTGTGCATCGAGCCAAAAGGCTTGTCCAGCAACTTTAGGACTAAAGTCAAATACCGGTTCTGCTAAAGCTTCTCCAGATACCGCACCAGAATGACTTTGCGACAAACGAACTTTGATATTAGATTGATTGCTCACTACATCGCCGGTAAAAGCAGTAATATAGCTGGTATAGGCGGGATCAATTTTTAATGGTTTCTTTTCGTCACTACAATTGGTGAATAGGATTACGAATAGGAAAACTGTTATAATTAGGCCTAATTTGTTTGATGAAAAGGGATTCATAGCGGTCGATTTTATTTGCAGGTAAAGGTAAGAATTACATTGGTAATGAAAATAATTTTGCTTTAAGAATAAACATAAAAAAAACCCTAAGGCTTATGCTTCAGGGTTTCTATTTTTTAAAATAGCTCTACTCTATTGGTTCCATCTCTACTACTTGATAAACATCTTTTCCATCTTGTGAAAGAGGCTGGAAATAAATATCATTATAGAACACATAGTTTTGTCCACCAATTTCAACTTCTTCACCACCTTCGGGGATAGTAGAAACGATAGCTCCATCTGGTGCATCAATAACTTGGTACCCATCGTCTACTTTATTATAGAAAGCTCCTCCAAAATAATAGTAAGTGATTTCTTCCATGGGAACTGGTTCCGCCTCTTTAGGCACCTCCACTACCACAATATTTACTGGAGCTGGGACTACAGTATAACCGCTAGATGCTTGTACATAATACACTCCAGAATCATAATAATATTGCTGATTATGTATAGATACAATAACGGCAGTGGCTACCATAGTAGTGATAAGAAAACCAACGGGATGCCAACGTGGGCCATAATAATAGGGGCGATAAGGATGATAATGATAGGGATGGTATCCTCGGTGTCCATTATAGTATCGACTGCTATGGCGGGTGTTTACATGAACATTTCTATTCACATTTACATTCACATTGGTACGGCTATTATTAACGTTCACCTTATTATTAGAACGATTATTCACCGTATTTCCGCTGCGATTATTGGAATTGTTCCCTTTTTTGTTGGATACATTTCCGCTGCGGTTATTATTAGTGGTGTTTTTTCTTTGTTGATTAGAATGATCACGGGTTTGAGTTCCTTTGTTTCTATTCTGCGTTTGACTTCTATTGGCTTGAGTAGCACTTTTGTTTCTATTCTGACTTGTGCTTCTTTGCTGAGTTTGAGGTCGAGATTGTGATCTTTGAGCACCTCCGTTTACTGAGCGATTTCCTCCACTACTTCTATTCATCGAACTTGATCCGCTTCTTGAAGCTCCTCCTCCTCGGCTATGATTCATTCGTTGGGCCATGACATCATTCATACTCATACCTATAAATAAGAATAGGGTCAGGATAATATATATATACTTTTTCATGGGTTTTATTTTTTGGGTTCTAATTTTACTCTTTTGGCATCCTCTCTAGGCACGAAATTAAAAAGGCGGTCAGGCAAACTTGGGTTATGCCTCCAATTGGAAAGCACAGCATCATAAACCAATTCATTATCCATTTCTTTATTATAAAGACTCAATCCAAGAGGTAAAACCCCCATTTTACTTCTTGACAAAGTAAAGATTGCTTCTAATTCAGAATTAATACCAGCAATTTCAATAAGACTTCTTTCTTTTAAATCTTCCTGATTAAGATATAATATGGAATCAAAATTATTGATCATATCATCGGTAAAAGTAGGATAGAAAAAATCGGCTGCTGGAAAATAAATCCCATAATTCTCATGGATAGCTTCAATGGTTTCAATGATATTCCCAGGTGCTGCCGTGGTATCGTATTCTGCAGTTAAATAGTTATAATAGGCAAACTGAGAACCATTATACCAATAAGCTCTTGATAAATCCTCTCCACTAGAGTAAA
This is a stretch of genomic DNA from Lentimicrobium sp. L6. It encodes these proteins:
- a CDS encoding alpha-2-macroglobulin; this encodes MNPFSSNKLGLIITVFLFVILFTNCSDEKKPLKIDPAYTSYITAFTGDVVSNQSNIKVRLSQSHSGAVSGEALAEPVFDFSPKVAGQAFWLDAQTIEFRPEKQLPSGQLFKAEFSLGKLLQVPSELEKFEFQFQVMKQSIDIRFEAMNAYDKSELKWQVIEGVALSYDFAQTEALESGISAYQKGKKLSIRWQHQDGGKMHYFTIDSVERKAKVEEVILHWDGKALGINEEGEKKFEIPSLSDFSVLDVKVIQSGEPSIQIQFSDPIDQELDLTGLIYFSPELSIRTLIQDNQIKVFPNQKVTGSYKLMVSSSIKNKEAYQLGKTFEKVVSFKSLKPAVELIGEGNILPSSNGLVFPFKAVGLSAVNIKIIKVFEDNIMQFLQNNQLSGTEELKRVGRLVYKGELPLKSEEAIDYGQWNNFAIDLSSYIEVDPGAIYRIVLSFDINQSLYVCENEDGASQLQADEVTSSDEDWDSPSGYYYYYDSGNNSYYGANYNYYERDDPCKISYYLNSSNVVGRNILASDLGIIAKGGHGNHLLVAITDLRNTLPMAGVDVEIYNFQQQLIETQTTDINGFVQVDLHKKPYLLIAKNDKQRGYLRLDDGSALSLSMFDIGGQRNEKGIKGYMYGERGVWRPGDSLYMTFMLEDRERTLPLNHPVVFELYTPRQQLFYRTVSNNSVGGIYDFRTATSADAETGMWRAKVKVGGAVFTKNLRIEAIKPNRLKVKLDFGTPLLAKDKTIKGEIEVKWLHGAIASDLKTDVEMKLSPYKKAFPKYDGYSFQDKSRSFYSEAEMVFDGQVNEDGIAEMQPKINVGDHAPGMLKANFKIRAFEKGGDFSVNRMSIPYSPYSSYVGVKIPEVKGWNGALYSDEDQMIPIVTVDENGNPVDRKGLKIEIYNIYWRWWWERSSDNDLAHYVSNRHEYLLKSETIDTKDGKAQYKMNLGGQLYGRKYIRVVDPISGHSTGKEFYVTYNGWGDSGENPGGAEMLTFSTDKEKYQIGETIKVNIPTAKGGRILVSVETGARIIKNFWVNLSEEEKDFELEATEEMSPNVYIHLTLLQAHNQMKNDLPIRMFGVQSISVENAASHLHPQITMPKELEPEKKFKVKVEEANGRKMSYTLAVVDDGLLDLTNFKTPSPWSHFNAKEALSVRTWDMYTYVMGAFTGKMAGLLAIGGDEAANADGGAKANRFKPVVKFLGPFELGANGKNEHEILMPNYVGSVRTMLIAKEGTAYGSVDETSPVKKPLMVLATLPRVVGPDETVTLPVTVFAMDDQIKNVKVKVEANSLFHVLESKEQMLTFERQGDKVANFQLKVADAIGIGKVKVEVSSGSEKAIYEVELDVRAPNPRIADVESAVLEAGETWTTQYSPVGIDGTNTGTLEVSNIPPLNLEKRMSYLIRYPHGCIEQTTSAVFAQLYLSNFVELSPNQTVKTEENIKAALNKLRSFQTYLGGFSYWPGMDENNAWGSNYAGHFMLEAQAKGYALPPGLLHNWVNFQKQEANSWTSEGTAFAQSQSQLTQAYRLYTLALADAPALGAMNRLKNRTDLNVVTKYCLASAYYMIGKKTVAEKMIKDAGIKVDTKYRYSNTYGSENRNKAIVLETLALLGEKSNAKILFDELSSSLASDRWLSTQTTAYSLLAISKFIGTTDLQNQELTFQVKFDQQAGEKIKTSAHIKQIDLDFKNTKERSLSIKNTAEQTQFVRLLLEGIPAIGDTTNAENHLKMNITYRDLDGKKIDPKNLKQGSDFMAEVELVHPGIREGYRDMALTQIFPSGWEIRNMRMDEGFSGPSESSYTYQDIRDDRVLTYFDLDRRQRKTFIVLLNAAYQGKYYLPTTYCEAMYDHDINARVSGEWVEVK
- a CDS encoding DUF6515 family protein → MKKYIYIILTLFLFIGMSMNDVMAQRMNHSRGGGASRSGSSSMNRSSGGNRSVNGGAQRSQSRPQTQQRSTSQNRNKSATQANRSQTQNRNKGTQTRDHSNQQRKNTTNNNRSGNVSNKKGNNSNNRSGNTVNNRSNNKVNVNNSRTNVNVNVNRNVHVNTRHSSRYYNGHRGYHPYHYHPYRPYYYGPRWHPVGFLITTMVATAVIVSIHNQQYYYDSGVYYVQASSGYTVVPAPVNIVVVEVPKEAEPVPMEEITYYYFGGAFYNKVDDGYQVIDAPDGAIVSTIPEGGEEVEIGGQNYVFYNDIYFQPLSQDGKDVYQVVEMEPIE
- a CDS encoding DUF2092 domain-containing protein; the protein is MKYQVVFLLLGILFLSSCNCDKPKYLEEEAIVAFDELSSTIGEMNSCSYTITVEALREGGELKEVTHDVYFRGPNKMYIYSSGEDLSRAYWYNGSQFAYYNYLTAEYDTTAAPGNIIETIEAIHENYGIYFPAADFFYPTFTDDMINNFDSILYLNQEDLKERSLIEIAGINSELEAIFTLSRSKMGVLPLGLSLYNKEMDNELVYDAVLSNWRHNPSLPDRLFNFVPREDAKRVKLEPKK